ACTCTGACCTTTGGCTTTTATAATGACTAGATAAGCTCCTTCCTGCAAACCGGAAATATCGATTTTTCTTTGATTTTCTTTTTTGATCAGAATATGTCCTAAAAGATCTGTCAGCTCAAAGTTGAATTCTTTAATGGTATCAGGTAAGTCAATAGTTATAATATCTTTTGCCGGGTTAGGATAGATCTTTACTGATTCTATTGATGCCTGAGCTTTTGTTTCTTCTGTGTTTAGAACCATTGATGCGGTTGTAGATGCAACGGCAAAATGTTGGAGCGCACCAACAGCAGCTTTACCTACATTGAATACATATACAGGATCTATATTGGCAAAGGTATCATTTACCGTATGCTCATTATTGCTTCTGATATTCTCATAAAAACCTGTGATAATATCTCCGTTTTCTTCAAAAGGAATATAGTCTGAAGCATATGCGGTAGCCATCACTGTCTGAAGAGGAGAGTACAGACTTGTACAGGTTGCCAACTGCTGGGTGAAAGAGCTCGATGTTGCATTATTGGCAGAACTTCCGTTAACTCCCTTTTCACATTTTATCTTATTGTTGTTATTTCCTAATTTACCTCCCACCTGATCAATATTGAAGACCAGTCTTATATTAAGTTTGCGAACTCCGTTTTGAAAAACTACATTGTCTGCATAGTGGTAGCTCCCGTAAAGTCCCTGTTCCTCTCCTGAAAAATGAATGAATTTTATTGAATACTGGGTAGGGACATCTTTTAAAATTCTTGCGGCCTCTAATAAAATTGAAGTTCCGCTTCCGTTATCACTTACGCCGGATCCTGTTACCGTATCATAATGGGCGCAAATAATTACATACGTATTGGGATATGTTGTCCCTGTTTTCGTAATGATCAGATTCTTTGAACTCGTACTTCCAAATGTAAAAGGATCTTCAACGATTTGACTGGCTGTATAGCCATAAGAGAGGTACTTATTTTTTATCCACGTCAGAGTATTCGCATTGTTCGTGGAACCTGTAGTTTTGACACCAAGGTTTTCAAATTGCTGTAAATTCGTTGTAATATTGGTTTGAGTAACCTGATTGGCCCTGTTCTGATAGGCCTGAATAAATGTTTGAGATGATAGTTGCTGACATAGCAGGCAAAAAATTAGAAAAGTAATTATATTTTTCATTAGTTGGTGATTTTTGCAAAAGTAATAATAAAATCACAATGAAAGAATATTAATTTTGTAGTATAAATAAAAAATGCTTTTATAACGTGTAATAAAAGCATTTTTAAATTATTTTTTTAGCGGTGAGCTATTTGCTGATTACTACTTTCCGTACAGCGGTATGATCAGCAGTTTTTATTATAGCTAAATAGGCACCGTTTGTCAGAGAAGAAACCTGGATCGCTTTCTTATTATTCTGTTTAATTAAAGTGTGGCCTAGCAGATCTGTTAATTCAAAATTAAAATCATTAATCGTATTTGGCAGGTCAATTGTCAATACATCTTTTGCCGGGTTAGGGTAGATCTTTACAGATTCTAATGATTTCTGTCCTTCTGTTTCGCTTGTTCCCAAATTCAGAGTTGTTGCTACAGCAAAATGTTGAAGAGCACCAACCGCTGCCATACCTACGTTGTAGACATACACAGGATCTATATTGGTAAAGGTATCATTTACCGTATGTTCATTATTGCTTTTGATATTCTCATAAAAACCTGTAATGATATCTCCGTTTTGTTCAAAAGGAATATAATCTGAGGAATATGCGTTAGTAATTACAGTCTGAAGAGGGGAGTAAAGACTTGTACAAGTGGCCAGCTGTTGTGTAAACGCACTTGAAGTTGCATTATTGGCAGAGCTTCCGTTAACGCCTTTCTCACACTTTATCGTATTATTGTTATTGCCAAGTTTACCACCTACCTGATCTATATTAAATACCAGTCTTATATTCATCTGACGGATATTATTCTGAAAAACCACATTGTCTGCATAATGATAGCTTCCTTCCAGTCCCTGTTCTTCTCCTGAAAAATGAATGAATTTAATAGAATATTCTGTTGGAATATCTTTTAAGATTCTTGCAGCTTCCAATATAATAGATGTTCCGCTTCCATTGTCGCTAACTCCGGAACCGGTTATGGTATCATAATGTCCGCAGATAATTACATAGGTATCAGGATAAACAGTTCCTGTTTTGGTAATAATTAAATTCTTAGAACTGGTACTTCCAAAGGTAAAAGGATCCTCAACCATCTGACTTGCACTATATCCGTAAGACGTATATTTATTTTTGATCCAGTTTAAAGTATTGGTATTATTTACAGAACCTGTTGTTTTTACACCCAGGTTTTCAAACTCGTGTAAATTAGCTGTAATATTGGTTTGTGAAACCTGAGTTGCTCTGCTCTGGTAAGCCTGAATAAAGCTTTGTGCCTTTGCGCTATAAATAGCAACGGAAAAAAGAAGTAGAGTAGTTATTTTTTTCACTTGATAAAAGAATTACAGAATTATTATATTTTTAGTGAAACAAATGTATATAATAAAAAAATCCTGAGCAAAAAACTCAGGATTTAATATTGATAACAAAAAATTTTACATTATTTTACTTGATCTACAACTGCTTTGAAAGCTTCAGGGTGATTCATTGCTAAATCTGCTAAAACTTTTCTGTTAAGCTCAATGTTGTTCTTTTTAAGAGCTCCCATAAATTGAGAGTAAGACATTCCGTGCTCTCTTGTTCCAGCGTTGATACGCGTTATCCAAAGTGATCTGAAATTTCTCTTTTTCTCTTTTCTTCCACGGTAAGCATATTGCATTGCTTTTTCTACCGCGTTTTTAGCTACAGTCCAAACGTTCTTTCTTCTACCGAAAAAACCTTTAGCTTGTTTCATGATTTTTTTTCTGCGAGCTCTTGAAGCTACTGCATTTACTGATCTTGGCATAATTTAAATTGTTTTTTTGAAAAGGGCGGTAAACTGTTTCATTACACTTATCTGCTCCGTTTCAGGGTTAAAAATTCTGAATTGTTTTAATTCCTATAAACCGAATATAGATTTATAAAAACTACTTAATTGCTAATTGACGTTGAACGCTTTTCTCATCCACTTTAGCTACGTAAGAAGTAGTAGTAAGATTTCTCTTCTGCTTAGTTTCTTTTTTAGTTAAGATGTGGCTTTTGTAAGCATTTTTTCTTTTGATCTTACCAGTTCCGGTAAGAGCAAAACGTTTCTTAGCACCCGATTTCGTTTTTAATTTTGGCATTGTCTTGCTTTTTTATTATTTTGTTATCAATATCTGATTTACTTTCTTCCCAAAGACACTTAGGAATAATAGTGTGCAAAGATACAAAAAATATCAATTCGAATTTTCAAAATTGTGATTTTATAGTATTTTCAAAAAACCACTTCTATAAAAAGTGGTTACAAATCATTAAATTACTCACTAGATATCCTTATGAGTTATTTCTCTTCTTTCCTGATTATTTCCACCCAGAATAACTTTAACTCTAAAACCACTACCGATTAAATATCCGGTTCTTGAATAAAGCTGAAGCTTAATATGTGGGTTGGAAACGTTCCCTGCAACTGCGCTGTCTGAATTCCAAAGAGGAGTATCGTTATTGTAAATAACAAGATTCCCATCATTTTGTGCAATAAGTTTTGGGGTACCTCCGCTTCTTACCGTATTAGATGCCCATAGTACTCTGTAGCTGCTAGGTGTTTCAGCATATAGGACAAGATTACTATCTCCTTGCATTACCAGACGGTAAGTAACACCCTGATTTTCTAAACTAATTGATTCGCCGGCATTTAATACCTGA
The sequence above is drawn from the Chryseobacterium daecheongense genome and encodes:
- the rplT gene encoding 50S ribosomal protein L20, coding for MPRSVNAVASRARRKKIMKQAKGFFGRRKNVWTVAKNAVEKAMQYAYRGRKEKKRNFRSLWITRINAGTREHGMSYSQFMGALKKNNIELNRKVLADLAMNHPEAFKAVVDQVK
- the rpmI gene encoding 50S ribosomal protein L35, translating into MPKLKTKSGAKKRFALTGTGKIKRKNAYKSHILTKKETKQKRNLTTTSYVAKVDEKSVQRQLAIK
- a CDS encoding M28 family peptidase, translated to MKKITTLLLFSVAIYSAKAQSFIQAYQSRATQVSQTNITANLHEFENLGVKTTGSVNNTNTLNWIKNKYTSYGYSASQMVEDPFTFGSTSSKNLIITKTGTVYPDTYVIICGHYDTITGSGVSDNGSGTSIILEAARILKDIPTEYSIKFIHFSGEEQGLEGSYHYADNVVFQNNIRQMNIRLVFNIDQVGGKLGNNNNTIKCEKGVNGSSANNATSSAFTQQLATCTSLYSPLQTVITNAYSSDYIPFEQNGDIITGFYENIKSNNEHTVNDTFTNIDPVYVYNVGMAAVGALQHFAVATTLNLGTSETEGQKSLESVKIYPNPAKDVLTIDLPNTINDFNFELTDLLGHTLIKQNNKKAIQVSSLTNGAYLAIIKTADHTAVRKVVISK
- a CDS encoding M28 family peptidase, whose protein sequence is MKNIITFLIFCLLCQQLSSQTFIQAYQNRANQVTQTNITTNLQQFENLGVKTTGSTNNANTLTWIKNKYLSYGYTASQIVEDPFTFGSTSSKNLIITKTGTTYPNTYVIICAHYDTVTGSGVSDNGSGTSILLEAARILKDVPTQYSIKFIHFSGEEQGLYGSYHYADNVVFQNGVRKLNIRLVFNIDQVGGKLGNNNNKIKCEKGVNGSSANNATSSSFTQQLATCTSLYSPLQTVMATAYASDYIPFEENGDIITGFYENIRSNNEHTVNDTFANIDPVYVFNVGKAAVGALQHFAVASTTASMVLNTEETKAQASIESVKIYPNPAKDIITIDLPDTIKEFNFELTDLLGHILIKKENQRKIDISGLQEGAYLVIIKAKGQSTTRKIVIEK